One Clavelina lepadiformis chromosome 1, kaClaLepa1.1, whole genome shotgun sequence genomic region harbors:
- the LOC143465780 gene encoding arrestin domain-containing protein 3-like gives MGKLKSFFVNFNENKEVYLPGENVSGSVIADLSEPMKLRALRIEFRGKAHVHWTETYSDGKNTHTRHYRGEEDYFKHSVSVYGKESGGNFENSKELPSGESVFPFQFQLPMNLPSSFEGRHGYVRYYVKATIDKPWKFNHNTKRAFTVLDMIDLNENPNAKVPSTANGSKNLCCLCCASGPIQAEVQLDRTGYVPGEFFLINANVENGSNKDLAKTSAALVQQVKFKATSKSKRVSETVAEISGAGVRGRQSIQWSNERLQIPAIPPSMLRHCGIIIITYQLQFSVAVPGPRFNLTVNVPVEIGSVPLQGLTPYNMPAVAAAPTTFQSEVPPVASSSGLPPPEQPSAPAYEPPPPSYAAVYSGTTDIRDNDDNDHLMGERSFAPQYAYYDWSQSAFTYTNPSYK, from the exons ATGGgcaaattaaaaagtttttttgttaattttaatgaaaataagGAAGTATACTTACCAGGAGAAAATGTTTCAGGATCTGTTATTGCAGATCTTAGTGAACCCATGAAATTAAGAG CTCTGCGAATTGAATTTCGTGGCAAAGCACATGTGCATTGGACTGAGACTTACTCGGATGGCAAAAATACTCACACACGACACTATCGTGGAgaagaagattattttaaacacaGTGTTAGTGTTTATGGCAAAG AGTCTGGtggaaactttgaaaattctAAAGAACTGCCATCAGGAGAAAGTGTATTtccttttcaatttcaacttCCTATGAATTTACCTTCATCATTTGAAG GTCGTCATGGATATGTCAGATATTACGTAAAGGCAACGATTGACAAACCATGGAAATTTAATCACAACACAAAAAGGGCTTTCACTGTTCTTGATATGATTGATTTGAATGAAAACCCAAATGCAAAG GTACCATCTACTGCAAATGGTTCCAAAAACTTGTGTTGCCTGTGCTGTGCAAGTGGTCCTATACAAGCTGAGGTTCAACTCGATAGAACTGGCTATGTACCAGGAGAATTCTTTTTGATCAATGCAAATGTGGAAAATGGCAG CAATAAAGATCTTGCAAAGACAAGCGCCGCCCTTGTGCAACAAGTGAAGTTCAAAGCAACATCAAAGTCGAAAAGAGTGTCAGAAACTGTTGCTGAAATTAGTGGTGCAGGTGTCAGGGGACGACAATCAATACAGTGGAGCAATGAAAGATTGCAA aTTCCCGCCATTCCTCCTTCGATGTTAAGGCACTGTGGAATTATCATCATCACATACCAACTGCag TTTTCTGTCGCTGTACCTGGTCCGCGCTTCAATCTGACGGTCAACGTCCCTGTTGAAATAGGTTCTGTCCCTTTACAAGGTCTTACTCCGTACAACATGCCTGCTGTTGCTGCAGCACCAACTACTTTCCAATCTGAGGTTCCTCCAGTGGCTTCGTCAAGTGGATTGCCTCCTCCCGAACAACCAAGTGCTCCAGCTTATGAGC CTCCTCCTCCATCTTATGCTGCTGTCTACAGTGGAACAACAGACATCAGAGATAACGATGATAATGATCACTTGATGGGAGAACGGTCATTTGCTCCACAATATGCCTATTATGACTGGAGTCAGTCTGCGTTTACATACACCAACCCCAGCTACAAGTAA